In the Vicinamibacteria bacterium genome, one interval contains:
- a CDS encoding cation diffusion facilitator family transporter: protein MSSWLAVRRVLFIEGTCNAAVFLAKLIVGLSTGSLALVGDAIHSLADLANNLVALVVVRLSSEPPDREHPYGHQKFETLAVFGLAVLLSVLAVEIILRAIAPRDDPILEHPWGLAVMVAVLFVNVGVAAWERRWARRLDSAILDADSKHTFADVLITSGVIIGWQFAARGYPWIDRLVALGVALAVMHLAYGLFRRAVPVLVDRISHAPEALAAAVRPIDGVVEVRRVRSRWAGTRPEADVVISVAAELSTRQAHDVADAIERVLSEKFSIHDAIVHVEPELVDAAAKNKAKPSSSK, encoded by the coding sequence TTGTCGAGCTGGCTCGCGGTCCGTCGGGTACTCTTCATCGAGGGCACCTGCAATGCTGCGGTCTTCCTGGCCAAACTGATCGTCGGCTTGTCGACGGGGTCACTCGCCCTCGTCGGTGACGCGATCCACTCTCTCGCGGATCTCGCCAACAACCTCGTGGCTCTGGTCGTCGTGAGGCTCTCGAGCGAGCCGCCCGACCGGGAGCATCCTTACGGACATCAAAAATTCGAGACCCTGGCGGTTTTCGGGCTCGCCGTACTGCTCTCGGTCCTCGCGGTGGAGATCATTCTGAGGGCGATCGCGCCGAGGGACGATCCCATCTTGGAGCATCCATGGGGGCTTGCTGTCATGGTCGCCGTTCTCTTCGTCAACGTCGGTGTCGCGGCATGGGAACGGCGATGGGCCAGGCGCTTGGACTCGGCCATTCTCGACGCGGACTCGAAGCACACGTTCGCCGACGTCTTGATCACCTCGGGCGTGATCATTGGCTGGCAGTTTGCGGCGAGGGGCTACCCCTGGATCGACCGCCTCGTTGCTCTCGGAGTCGCGCTGGCCGTCATGCACCTCGCATACGGCCTCTTCCGACGGGCCGTCCCCGTCCTCGTCGACCGGATATCCCATGCTCCCGAAGCCTTGGCCGCCGCAGTCCGTCCGATCGACGGAGTGGTCGAGGTCCGGCGCGTGCGGTCGCGATGGGCAGGCACTCGTCCCGAGGCGGACGTGGTCATCAGCGTGGCCGCCGAGCTCTCGACGCGACAAGCACACGACGTCGCCGACGCCATCGAGCGGGTACTGAGCGAGAAGTTCTCGATTCACGACGCGATCGTCCACGTGGAGCCCGAGCTCGTGGATGCCGCCGCGAAGAACAAAGCGAAGCCGTCGTCATCGAAATAG
- a CDS encoding PAS domain S-box protein, with protein sequence MTKSPSSTPKPLEEFFGLCEEWLCVIRPDGGIELTNDALSQFIGVDAREPSDRRFDDLIQPEDRADAARAVEQWRRGDRARLVVRHRGVGGESRSVEWRGRVSPVSGLLFLIGWDITEAKRTEEALRASEIKLETLVARAAQGIVTVDAEGRIMTANPMAQRIFGYEGDELIGLHVETLLPESLREAHVAHRRHYLEAPKSRAMGQGLDLVGRRKDGSHVPVEISLSHIPTQHGSLTVALVSDITERKRAEEETRRLERRLEHATKMEAIGRLAGGIAHDFNNLLTALTGFSEIALEILPESHPLHEGARETYRTCQRSVSLVRRLLAVSRRQVLQPIILEVGAKLRELEKMLKGLLGEDIDLTVVAASGGLDRIKVDESQFEQVVLNLVVNARDAMPRGGSLRIETERRSLERRPYVAITVTDTGQGIDSDALPHIFEPFFTTRKQGTGLGLATAQGIVQQYGGRISVESTRGRGAAFAVFFPAALEDEPSRAVDAAFTPSARGCETVLVAEDENMVRLAAVNALTKAGYRVLEARDGEEAVRLATEHEGAVDLVLADVIMPRINGPEVFRRIREKHPEVKVLFMSGHARDALTPHHLEDGGYPFLAKPFTREALTSRVRRVLDDESPGN encoded by the coding sequence GTGACGAAGTCGCCCTCCTCTACCCCGAAGCCTCTCGAGGAGTTTTTCGGGCTCTGCGAAGAGTGGCTTTGCGTCATCAGGCCGGACGGCGGGATCGAGCTCACGAACGATGCTCTCTCGCAATTCATCGGGGTGGACGCTCGCGAGCCATCCGACCGACGCTTCGATGATCTCATCCAGCCCGAAGACCGGGCGGACGCCGCGAGGGCCGTCGAGCAGTGGCGGCGGGGCGACCGAGCTCGTCTCGTCGTTCGCCATCGCGGGGTTGGCGGAGAGTCGCGCAGCGTCGAGTGGCGCGGCCGGGTCAGTCCCGTTTCCGGGCTTCTCTTCCTCATCGGGTGGGACATCACCGAGGCGAAACGCACCGAAGAGGCTCTTCGCGCGAGCGAGATAAAGCTGGAGACCCTTGTGGCCCGTGCCGCGCAGGGTATCGTCACCGTGGACGCCGAAGGTCGAATCATGACCGCGAACCCGATGGCTCAACGAATATTCGGCTATGAAGGGGACGAGCTAATCGGGTTGCACGTCGAGACGCTCCTTCCCGAATCCCTTCGCGAGGCTCACGTGGCTCATCGCCGACACTATCTCGAGGCACCGAAGTCTCGGGCCATGGGTCAAGGCCTCGATCTCGTGGGGAGGCGCAAGGACGGAAGCCACGTGCCTGTCGAGATAAGCTTGAGCCACATCCCCACCCAGCACGGCTCGCTCACCGTTGCCCTCGTGAGCGACATCACCGAAAGAAAACGTGCCGAGGAAGAAACACGCCGGCTCGAGCGCCGGCTCGAGCACGCGACGAAAATGGAGGCCATCGGGCGGCTCGCGGGGGGAATCGCCCACGATTTCAACAACCTTCTGACCGCACTCACCGGATTCAGCGAGATCGCTCTCGAGATCCTCCCCGAGTCCCATCCTCTTCACGAAGGCGCCCGGGAGACCTATCGAACCTGTCAGCGATCGGTCTCGCTCGTTCGACGACTTCTTGCCGTCAGCCGCCGCCAGGTTCTCCAGCCGATCATTCTGGAGGTCGGCGCGAAGCTGAGAGAGCTCGAGAAGATGCTGAAGGGGCTCCTGGGCGAGGATATCGACCTCACGGTAGTGGCGGCGTCGGGAGGGCTGGACCGCATCAAGGTGGATGAAAGCCAGTTCGAGCAGGTAGTGCTCAATCTGGTCGTCAACGCTCGAGACGCCATGCCTCGTGGAGGTAGTCTCCGAATCGAGACCGAAAGACGGAGCCTGGAGCGCAGGCCTTACGTCGCAATCACGGTCACCGACACGGGACAGGGGATCGATTCGGACGCGCTCCCCCACATCTTCGAGCCCTTCTTCACCACGCGAAAGCAAGGAACCGGGCTCGGCTTGGCGACGGCCCAGGGAATCGTGCAGCAGTATGGGGGGCGCATCTCCGTCGAGAGCACGCGCGGACGCGGAGCCGCATTCGCGGTGTTTTTCCCCGCCGCCCTCGAGGACGAGCCGAGCCGCGCCGTGGACGCCGCCTTCACTCCGAGCGCTCGCGGATGTGAGACCGTTCTGGTCGCCGAAGACGAGAACATGGTTCGCCTGGCGGCCGTCAACGCGCTGACCAAGGCCGGCTATCGCGTGTTGGAGGCTCGCGATGGCGAGGAGGCGGTTCGACTCGCGACCGAGCACGAAGGGGCGGTCGATCTGGTTCTGGCCGACGTCATCATGCCCCGGATCAACGGACCCGAAGTCTTCCGCCGCATTCGCGAGAAGCACCCGGAGGTCAAAGTCCTGTTCATGTCCGGTCACGCCCGGGACGCGCTTACGCCGCACCACCTGGAAGATGGCGGATATCCGTTTCTCGCGAAACCCTTTACCCGCGAAGCCCTCACCTCACGTGTCAGGAGAGTTCTCGACGATGAATCGCCGGGCAACTGA
- a CDS encoding YtxH domain-containing protein: protein MASDNGGANFLVGFFVGAAMGVMGALLLAPKSGRELRESLADEGKKLRDRAVEEGRRIRDRSEAVLSEVRDRGEAAYQKTREGLSETSETARKAAKEVKEALRS, encoded by the coding sequence ATGGCAAGCGACAATGGCGGAGCCAATTTTCTCGTCGGATTTTTCGTGGGCGCGGCAATGGGGGTCATGGGGGCGCTTCTCCTGGCACCCAAGTCGGGACGCGAGCTCCGCGAGAGTCTTGCCGACGAGGGCAAGAAACTGAGGGATCGCGCGGTCGAAGAGGGGCGTCGCATCCGGGATCGTTCCGAAGCCGTCCTGTCCGAGGTCCGAGATCGAGGCGAGGCCGCCTATCAGAAGACCCGCGAGGGTCTGTCGGAGACGTCGGAAACGGCAAGAAAAGCAGCCAAAGAAGTCAAGGAAGCCCTTCGAAGCTGA
- a CDS encoding nuclear transport factor 2 family protein, which produces MSSQRDAFETVRAWWQAWVENDLATIARLTDPQYSEHRQGTLPHLVGFGDLLEEASRNPEGVSIKEWSLEEPATKTFEHTAVCNYAFRIAGHCGRKEFTFTGRATDVLVRRGDAWIYLSHHGTLQGSYLPPSQASESVTPKH; this is translated from the coding sequence GTGAGCTCACAGCGCGATGCCTTCGAGACCGTTCGTGCGTGGTGGCAAGCTTGGGTCGAGAACGATTTGGCTACGATCGCGCGCTTGACGGACCCGCAGTACTCGGAGCACAGGCAAGGAACGCTCCCGCACCTCGTGGGCTTCGGCGACTTGCTCGAGGAGGCTTCGCGCAACCCCGAGGGCGTCTCCATAAAGGAATGGAGTCTCGAAGAGCCGGCCACCAAAACTTTCGAGCACACGGCCGTCTGCAACTACGCCTTTCGCATCGCCGGGCACTGTGGGCGCAAAGAGTTCACGTTCACGGGTCGAGCGACCGACGTGCTGGTGAGACGAGGAGACGCATGGATCTATCTCTCGCACCATGGGACGCTCCAGGGCAGCTATCTCCCACCGTCGCAGGCGTCAGAATCGGTCACCCCGAAACACTAG
- a CDS encoding cytochrome-c oxidase, with the protein MGKANRPGPFGSTSGIILAAVIGALGVGVFVLGARRYLPPVASRHGIGIDAMLVYLLVTTGTLVVLGHLVLGYFVFRFSRGREVSSSLPGVRAERIWSIVPALIMTVIAEGGVLVIGIPVFSELYTEGPPSDAIVIEVTAEQFTWNVRYPGADGAFGRLDPSLISAENPLGLDPSDPAGVDDIHELALMYVPVNRPVRVRLRAKDVLHSFYLPYHRIKQDAVPGMTIDLWFVPTREGEFDLACAELCGFGHYQMRGFLHVVSEEEFERWLEERRG; encoded by the coding sequence ATGGGAAAAGCGAATCGACCGGGACCATTTGGATCGACCTCCGGCATCATTCTCGCGGCCGTCATCGGGGCCCTGGGGGTTGGGGTTTTCGTACTCGGGGCTAGGCGGTATCTTCCGCCGGTCGCTTCCCGACACGGCATCGGCATCGATGCCATGCTCGTGTACCTGCTCGTGACCACGGGAACGCTCGTCGTTTTGGGCCATCTCGTCCTGGGCTATTTCGTGTTCCGGTTCAGCCGTGGTCGCGAGGTGAGCTCGAGCCTGCCAGGCGTCCGCGCCGAGCGGATCTGGTCGATCGTCCCGGCACTGATCATGACGGTCATCGCCGAAGGAGGAGTTCTCGTCATCGGCATTCCCGTTTTCAGTGAGCTCTATACCGAGGGACCTCCGAGCGACGCCATCGTTATCGAGGTCACGGCCGAGCAATTCACCTGGAACGTTCGTTATCCCGGTGCCGACGGCGCGTTTGGCCGGCTCGACCCTTCGCTCATTTCGGCGGAAAACCCGCTCGGCCTCGACCCGAGCGACCCGGCGGGGGTCGACGACATCCACGAGCTGGCTCTCATGTACGTGCCGGTTAATCGACCGGTTCGGGTGCGGCTACGGGCCAAGGACGTTCTACATAGTTTTTATCTCCCTTACCACCGCATCAAACAGGACGCCGTGCCGGGAATGACGATCGATCTATGGTTCGTTCCGACTCGCGAAGGGGAGTTCGATCTCGCTTGCGCGGAGCTCTGCGGGTTTGGTCATTACCAAATGCGCGGATTCCTCCACGTGGTCTCCGAGGAAGAATTCGAACGATGGCTGGAAGAAAGAAGAGGTTGA
- a CDS encoding cbb3-type cytochrome c oxidase subunit I, giving the protein MAVTATETEAHPPSFLRRYVFSTDHKIIGIQYWLTGGLMGILGAFLAGLIRLQLTWPTTQWNLLAKVFPVGMEGGFMKPEFYISLVTMHGTIMIFFFVSLTLVSGFGNYLIPLQLGARDMAFPFLNMLSYWIIVPAILVAAASFFVEGGAAGSGWTAYPPLSAIPEAAPGSGLGQTLWLIAVALFIASFTMGGLNYVTTILNLRARGMSLMRMPLTIWSFLIAAAIGLLAFPPLTAAAIMLLFDRHLGTSFYLPEGLFVAGQLLPNGGGSPLLWQHLFWFLGHPEVYVLILPGLGVTFDVLVPFTRRPAFGYKVTVYCLLIIAFLSMVVWGHHMFVSGMNPLIGEFFSIGTLLITIPSTVIGVNMIATLWGGKLRLTSAGMFALGTICFFGVGGLGGVFLGNAAADIQLHDTAFVVGHFHFMIGGVTLLAIFAGSYFWFPKMFGKILSETLGKIHFWLTVVPFYGIFVTMHFYGLAGAPRRYYSLSQYGFLDDVAWMPLVMSTFAFAMMAGQALFVVNVIKSLWRGQVADKNPWEATTLEWTAPSPPPHGNWGDALPVVYRGPYEYHAAMGGTDFVPQTAPQKGG; this is encoded by the coding sequence ATGGCGGTAACCGCGACCGAGACCGAAGCCCACCCGCCGAGCTTTCTTCGGCGATACGTCTTCAGCACGGATCACAAAATCATCGGCATCCAGTACTGGCTCACCGGTGGGCTCATGGGTATCCTCGGGGCCTTTCTCGCCGGCCTGATCCGGCTGCAGCTCACCTGGCCCACCACGCAATGGAATCTACTCGCGAAAGTGTTCCCCGTGGGGATGGAGGGCGGGTTCATGAAGCCCGAGTTCTACATCTCGCTCGTCACGATGCACGGCACGATCATGATCTTCTTCTTCGTTTCCCTGACGCTCGTGAGCGGCTTCGGTAACTACCTCATCCCCCTGCAGCTCGGCGCCAGGGACATGGCGTTTCCTTTTCTGAACATGTTGTCCTACTGGATCATCGTTCCCGCTATCCTCGTGGCCGCTGCTTCGTTCTTCGTCGAGGGCGGCGCCGCCGGGTCGGGCTGGACGGCCTACCCGCCGTTGTCCGCCATTCCCGAAGCCGCGCCGGGCTCCGGTCTCGGACAAACGCTGTGGCTTATCGCCGTCGCCCTGTTCATTGCTTCGTTCACCATGGGTGGACTCAACTACGTCACGACCATTCTCAACCTCCGAGCTCGAGGCATGTCGTTGATGCGGATGCCGCTCACCATATGGAGCTTCTTGATTGCCGCGGCAATCGGTCTCTTGGCCTTTCCGCCGTTGACGGCCGCCGCCATCATGCTGTTATTCGACCGCCACCTGGGAACGAGCTTCTATCTGCCGGAGGGGCTCTTTGTCGCCGGCCAGCTTCTTCCCAACGGGGGCGGCAGCCCCTTGCTCTGGCAACACCTCTTCTGGTTTCTCGGACACCCCGAAGTCTACGTGCTGATTCTGCCCGGCCTGGGTGTGACGTTCGACGTGCTCGTTCCCTTCACGCGCCGCCCCGCCTTCGGATACAAGGTGACTGTGTATTGTCTGCTCATCATCGCCTTTCTGAGTATGGTCGTCTGGGGGCACCATATGTTCGTCAGCGGCATGAACCCCTTGATCGGAGAGTTCTTCTCCATCGGAACCCTTCTCATCACGATTCCTTCGACGGTGATCGGGGTCAATATGATTGCGACGTTGTGGGGTGGCAAGCTGCGTCTCACGAGCGCAGGAATGTTCGCCCTGGGAACGATTTGCTTCTTCGGGGTGGGGGGGCTCGGTGGGGTGTTCCTGGGAAATGCCGCGGCGGACATCCAGCTCCACGACACCGCTTTCGTCGTGGGACATTTCCACTTCATGATCGGAGGGGTCACGCTGCTCGCGATTTTCGCGGGGTCCTATTTCTGGTTTCCCAAGATGTTCGGGAAGATCTTGAGCGAAACGCTGGGCAAGATCCATTTCTGGCTCACCGTCGTCCCGTTCTATGGGATCTTCGTAACCATGCACTTCTATGGTCTCGCGGGCGCGCCGCGCCGCTATTACAGTCTCAGCCAGTATGGTTTTCTCGACGACGTCGCCTGGATGCCGCTGGTCATGTCCACTTTCGCATTCGCCATGATGGCTGGCCAGGCTTTGTTCGTGGTGAATGTGATCAAGTCGCTGTGGCGAGGCCAAGTCGCGGACAAGAACCCGTGGGAAGCGACGACGCTGGAATGGACGGCGCCGTCGCCACCTCCTCACGGCAATTGGGGCGATGCCCTGCCCGTCGTTTATCGCGGCCCTTATGAGTACCACGCCGCCATGGGTGGGACCGATTTCGTGCCCCAGACAGCACCGCAGAAGGGAGGCTGA
- a CDS encoding cytochrome c oxidase subunit 3, with protein sequence MSTQEVALSALGMSWRKLMMWLFIVTDGLLFAGFLASYGFTRTASPSWPNQQEVFHLWFISLMTFVLISSSATMATAVAASKREDWATVRRMVLLTAAGGAAFLSMQAIEWLGLIREGVTMANNPWDVPAFGNYFFTITGFHGSHVVIGVLVLLNVLARTSAGKTTSEGVEIAGLYWHFVDLVWVFIFTCFYLI encoded by the coding sequence TTGTCCACACAGGAAGTTGCCCTTTCGGCGCTGGGAATGAGCTGGCGCAAGCTCATGATGTGGCTCTTCATCGTCACCGACGGTCTTCTATTCGCCGGGTTTCTCGCCAGCTACGGCTTCACCCGGACGGCAAGCCCCAGCTGGCCGAATCAACAAGAGGTCTTTCACCTGTGGTTCATTTCCCTTATGACCTTCGTTCTCATCTCATCGAGTGCAACCATGGCGACCGCGGTGGCGGCATCGAAGCGGGAAGACTGGGCGACGGTGAGGAGGATGGTGCTTCTGACCGCGGCCGGCGGTGCTGCCTTTCTCTCGATGCAAGCGATCGAATGGCTTGGGCTCATACGAGAGGGTGTCACCATGGCGAACAATCCATGGGATGTACCCGCCTTCGGAAACTACTTCTTCACCATCACCGGCTTCCACGGAAGCCACGTTGTCATCGGAGTCCTGGTCCTGTTGAACGTTCTGGCGCGCACATCGGCGGGAAAGACTACATCGGAGGGCGTGGAGATTGCCGGGCTCTACTGGCATTTCGTGGATTTGGTCTGGGTTTTCATCTTCACGTGCTTCTATTTGATCTAG
- a CDS encoding cytochrome C oxidase subunit IV family protein, which produces MNAAYRTFWRTWAILLALTVVMVFVDVVQAPRALLVIVLLGAMLTKAFLIGAEFMDLKHEKLVVGLAVAFSLLFFGAVLYSLMVPDGLAILRGGR; this is translated from the coding sequence ATGAACGCCGCCTATCGGACTTTCTGGAGAACCTGGGCCATCTTGCTGGCGCTGACCGTGGTCATGGTATTCGTGGACGTGGTGCAGGCTCCGCGAGCATTGCTCGTCATCGTGTTGCTGGGTGCGATGCTGACCAAAGCCTTCCTCATCGGTGCCGAGTTCATGGATCTGAAGCACGAGAAACTGGTAGTGGGGCTCGCGGTTGCCTTCTCGCTGCTCTTTTTCGGCGCCGTTCTGTATTCCCTGATGGTCCCCGACGGCCTCGCCATTCTTCGCGGCGGCCGCTGA